Proteins from one Candidatus Effluviviaceae Genus V sp. genomic window:
- a CDS encoding phosphoenolpyruvate carboxykinase (ATP): protein MAFADRLDELLAGRSDVKRNISRAEMIRDAVARREAVPSASGALATWTPPESSGRSPKDTYIVRRAESEETIDWTSPNNIPLAPGTFDMLLEDALETLGEVERLYVTDRLVGADPAYALPVHTVTDWALAALFTDNMFRPWDESAAETSCFSERHFTLVALPYHKLDASRYEGRLRVDPRLGHTSTMAVAMDFDRRIGVVYGSAYGGSVKKLIFTVMNYMLPGEGILPIHCSANEGANGDSALLLGLSGTGKTTLSADASRALLGDDEHGWGDEGIANFENGCYAKLIDLDPVKEPEIYNACFHKDDVENHGAIIENAMMYPWGEFDLYDDRLTPNSRGSYPLRYLSNIKEDSRAGHPKTILFLTADANGVIPPVSRLNRAQAMFWFLMGYTSKLAGTETGIVDPVSTFSRFFGEPFMPRNPDVYATMLGERMERHGTSVYLVNTGWSGGPYGVGSRMDLPLTRTMVNAALEGKLEGVEYVTDPVFNVAVPTSCPGIEDPSILIPKNTWDDPDAFEERARKLAADFREHFEKAYGDKGIAPEVAAECPAAD, encoded by the coding sequence ATGGCTTTCGCCGACAGACTTGATGAGCTTCTTGCAGGGAGGTCGGACGTCAAGAGGAACATCTCGAGGGCGGAGATGATCCGGGACGCGGTCGCGCGCCGCGAGGCCGTTCCCAGCGCGTCCGGCGCGCTGGCCACCTGGACGCCGCCCGAGTCGTCCGGCCGGAGCCCGAAGGACACCTACATCGTGCGCCGAGCGGAGAGCGAGGAGACGATCGACTGGACGAGTCCCAACAACATCCCGCTCGCCCCAGGGACGTTCGACATGCTCCTCGAGGACGCTCTTGAGACCCTCGGCGAGGTCGAGAGGCTCTACGTCACCGACAGGCTCGTCGGAGCCGACCCGGCGTACGCGCTCCCGGTCCATACGGTCACCGACTGGGCGCTCGCGGCGCTCTTCACCGACAACATGTTCAGGCCTTGGGACGAAAGCGCGGCCGAGACGAGCTGTTTCTCGGAGCGTCACTTCACGCTCGTCGCGCTGCCGTATCACAAGCTCGACGCCTCCCGGTACGAGGGGCGACTGCGGGTCGACCCGAGGCTTGGCCACACCTCGACGATGGCCGTCGCGATGGACTTCGACAGGCGGATCGGCGTGGTCTACGGCTCGGCGTACGGGGGCAGCGTCAAGAAGCTCATCTTCACCGTCATGAACTACATGCTGCCGGGGGAGGGGATCCTCCCGATCCACTGCAGCGCGAACGAGGGTGCGAACGGGGACTCCGCGCTTCTGCTCGGGCTCTCGGGCACGGGCAAGACGACCCTCTCGGCCGACGCATCGCGGGCGCTTCTCGGCGACGACGAGCACGGGTGGGGCGACGAGGGGATCGCCAACTTCGAAAACGGCTGCTACGCCAAGCTCATCGATCTCGATCCCGTGAAGGAGCCCGAGATCTACAATGCCTGCTTCCACAAGGATGATGTCGAGAACCACGGGGCCATCATCGAGAACGCCATGATGTACCCGTGGGGCGAGTTCGATCTCTATGACGACCGTCTGACGCCGAACTCCCGAGGCTCTTATCCGCTCCGCTACCTCTCGAACATCAAGGAGGACTCGCGGGCCGGTCATCCGAAGACGATCCTCTTCCTGACGGCCGACGCGAACGGCGTCATCCCGCCCGTCTCGCGGCTCAATCGCGCGCAGGCGATGTTCTGGTTCCTGATGGGATATACCAGTAAGCTGGCCGGTACGGAGACCGGCATCGTCGATCCGGTCAGCACGTTCTCGCGTTTCTTCGGCGAGCCCTTCATGCCGAGGAACCCGGACGTCTACGCGACGATGCTGGGCGAGCGGATGGAGCGGCACGGGACGTCGGTCTATCTCGTCAACACAGGGTGGAGCGGGGGACCGTACGGCGTCGGCAGCCGGATGGACCTGCCGCTGACCAGGACGATGGTGAACGCGGCGCTCGAGGGCAAGCTCGAGGGCGTCGAGTACGTGACCGACCCCGTGTTCAACGTGGCCGTCCCGACAAGCTGCCCCGGCATCGAGGACCCGTCGATCCTCATACCGAAGAACACGTGGGACGATCCGGATGCGTTCGAGGAGCGCGCGAGGAAACTGGCGGCCGACTTCCGCGAGCACTTCGAAAAGGCCTACGGCGACAAGGGGATCGCGCCGGAGGTCGCGGCGGAGTGCCCGGCCGCGGACTAG
- the corA gene encoding magnesium/cobalt transporter CorA, translated as MARLFRHRGKEAGDPPGTLVHTGAHRESPVTITVIDYDETALAERNLDSVDDASHYIGTGSVTWINVDGVHDVGIVEALGNVFGLHPLTLEDIVNTAQRAKIEEYENAIYLVLRMPHIDAETNEILSEQISFILTEDCVVSFQEQPGDVFEPVRQRLRAGSGRIRKEGADYLCYALIDAVVDHYFVLLERVSDRLEELEEEVHTDPSHETLRSVHTLRRESILLRKSVWPLRDMVSGFTRTESQLVTARTKLYLRDVHDHAIQVIDTIETMRDMVGSLIDLYMSAASNRMNEIMKVLTIVGSLFIPLTFIAGIYGMNFEHMPELSWRWGYAGVWGVMILVLLAMVVFFGRRRWL; from the coding sequence ATGGCCAGGCTCTTCAGACACCGCGGCAAGGAAGCCGGGGATCCGCCGGGAACGCTCGTGCACACCGGCGCGCACCGGGAGAGCCCCGTCACGATCACCGTGATCGACTACGACGAGACGGCCCTCGCCGAGCGCAACCTCGATAGCGTGGACGACGCATCGCATTACATCGGTACCGGCAGCGTCACGTGGATCAACGTCGACGGCGTTCACGATGTCGGCATCGTCGAGGCCCTGGGGAACGTGTTCGGCCTCCACCCACTGACGCTCGAGGACATCGTCAACACGGCGCAGCGGGCCAAGATCGAGGAGTACGAGAACGCCATATACCTCGTCCTCCGCATGCCCCACATTGACGCTGAGACCAACGAGATCCTCTCCGAGCAGATCAGCTTCATCCTCACAGAGGATTGTGTGGTGTCCTTTCAGGAGCAGCCCGGAGATGTGTTCGAGCCCGTGCGCCAGCGTCTCCGAGCCGGCTCCGGCCGGATTCGGAAGGAGGGCGCCGACTACCTCTGCTACGCGCTGATCGACGCGGTCGTCGATCACTACTTCGTGCTGCTCGAGCGCGTGAGCGACCGTCTGGAGGAACTCGAAGAGGAGGTCCACACCGACCCGTCCCACGAGACGCTCCGCTCGGTGCATACCCTTCGACGTGAGTCGATCCTGCTGCGGAAGTCCGTGTGGCCCCTCCGCGACATGGTCAGTGGGTTCACCCGGACGGAGTCGCAGCTGGTCACCGCACGGACGAAGCTCTATCTGCGCGACGTCCACGACCACGCGATCCAGGTCATCGACACCATCGAGACGATGAGAGACATGGTCGGTTCGCTCATCGACCTCTACATGTCGGCCGCGTCGAACCGGATGAACGAGATCATGAAGGTCCTGACGATCGTCGGGAGCCTCTTCATACCCCTCACGTTCATCGCCGGCATCTACGGCATGAACTTCGAGCACATGCCTGAGCTCTCCTGGCGCTGGGGCTACGCCGGCGTCTGGGGCGTCATGATCCTCGTGCTTCTGGCGATGGTGGTTTTCTTTGGCCGCAGGCGGTGGCTCTAG
- a CDS encoding DUF4397 domain-containing protein has product MGRFGLLWTLAILVALTGAAVAQTAQVQVIHNAADPAAAVVDIYVDEGADPFIPDFAFRTATPFVEVPAEVELVIGVAPGDSDGPDDIIASFPVTLEDGETYVVVANGVLDPSQFAPNPDGIEIGFSLYPRAGIRTSGEFGGVRVIGFHGATDAPTVDILVRGIGAWVPFNDLTYGEFSAYRLLRARPYVLDVTLGDDNDAVVASYEADLTGLGGGAAVVFASGFLAPTDVPTRQAFGLFAALPNGQVVEFPAVEQTAELQVIHNAADPAAEVVDIYVNGGDEPFIPDFAFRDATPFVEVPAGVELVIGVAPGDSDGPDDIIAEFPVTLENGETYVAVANGVLMPDDFAPNPDGESTAFTIFAVDGVRKSAGPRFVKLIGFHGATDAPTVDIRIHGPYHIWTLINDLIYGEFSSYRTLWPREYQLDVTPGNDNDTVVASFMADLSGLGGGAAVVFASGFLTPDDNQDGAGFGLFAALPTGDVVELPPVTPTARLQVIHNAADPAAGVVDIYVNEGDEPFIPDFAFRTATPYVDVPAGVPLSIGVAPGDSDGPDDIIATFEVTLDANERYCAMATGVLDPGAFEANPQGRPIAFTVVPRGGMREYVHLGLIKLIAFHGATDAPTVDIVARRGWWDWVLFDDIGYGEFSDYVTLWPTVLQLDVTPGGDNDTVVASYEADLRGLGSKGITVFASGFLTPDGDPGGEAFGLFATLPDGQVVELPAAGRGTRDVAGDPMKPMEFALGQNSPNPFNPVTEIAFALPEESDVTIDVYNVRGQRVKRLIDERRPAGWHTIRVDANDMASGVYFYRMQAGDFTESRKMSILK; this is encoded by the coding sequence ATGGGCAGGTTCGGTTTGCTTTGGACGCTCGCCATCCTCGTCGCGCTTACGGGCGCGGCCGTGGCACAGACAGCACAGGTTCAGGTCATCCACAACGCCGCGGATCCCGCGGCGGCTGTTGTTGACATCTACGTCGATGAGGGCGCGGACCCGTTCATCCCCGACTTCGCGTTCCGCACCGCGACCCCGTTCGTCGAGGTGCCCGCCGAGGTCGAGCTCGTGATCGGAGTGGCGCCGGGCGACAGCGACGGCCCCGATGACATCATTGCCAGCTTCCCGGTGACGCTCGAAGACGGCGAGACGTACGTCGTCGTTGCGAACGGTGTCCTCGATCCGTCGCAGTTCGCCCCGAATCCCGACGGCATCGAGATCGGCTTCTCGCTCTACCCGAGAGCCGGAATCAGAACGTCGGGCGAGTTCGGCGGCGTCCGCGTGATCGGGTTCCACGGCGCGACCGACGCCCCGACCGTCGACATCCTCGTTCGAGGCATCGGCGCCTGGGTCCCGTTCAACGACCTCACGTACGGTGAGTTCTCCGCCTACCGCCTGCTGAGAGCCCGGCCGTACGTGCTCGACGTGACGCTCGGCGACGACAACGACGCGGTGGTCGCCTCGTACGAGGCCGACCTGACGGGGCTCGGCGGCGGCGCGGCCGTCGTCTTCGCCTCGGGCTTCCTGGCCCCGACGGACGTTCCGACGCGCCAGGCGTTCGGCCTCTTCGCGGCCCTTCCGAACGGCCAGGTCGTGGAGTTCCCGGCGGTCGAGCAGACGGCGGAGCTCCAGGTCATCCACAACGCGGCCGACCCGGCCGCCGAGGTTGTCGACATCTACGTCAACGGCGGCGACGAGCCGTTCATTCCGGACTTCGCCTTCCGTGACGCGACCCCGTTCGTCGAGGTGCCGGCGGGCGTTGAGCTCGTCATCGGCGTCGCCCCCGGCGACAGCGACGGTCCCGACGACATCATCGCCGAGTTCCCGGTGACGCTCGAGAACGGCGAGACCTACGTTGCGGTCGCCAACGGCGTTCTGATGCCGGACGACTTCGCTCCGAACCCCGACGGCGAGAGCACGGCCTTCACGATCTTCGCCGTCGACGGCGTGAGGAAGTCCGCCGGCCCCAGGTTCGTGAAGCTCATCGGCTTCCACGGCGCGACCGACGCGCCGACGGTCGACATACGGATCCACGGGCCGTACCACATCTGGACGCTCATCAACGATCTTATTTACGGAGAGTTCTCGAGCTACCGCACGCTCTGGCCGCGCGAGTACCAGCTCGACGTGACGCCGGGCAACGACAACGACACGGTCGTCGCCTCCTTCATGGCCGATCTCTCCGGCCTCGGCGGCGGCGCCGCGGTCGTCTTCGCCTCGGGCTTCCTGACGCCCGACGACAACCAGGACGGTGCCGGCTTCGGTCTGTTCGCGGCACTGCCCACCGGCGACGTCGTCGAGCTCCCCCCGGTCACGCCGACGGCGCGCCTCCAGGTGATCCACAACGCGGCCGATCCGGCCGCCGGGGTGGTCGACATCTACGTCAACGAGGGCGATGAGCCGTTCATCCCGGACTTCGCCTTCCGCACGGCCACGCCGTACGTCGATGTTCCGGCCGGCGTGCCGCTCTCGATCGGTGTGGCACCCGGAGACAGCGACGGTCCCGACGACATCATCGCGACGTTCGAGGTCACGCTGGACGCCAACGAGCGCTACTGCGCGATGGCCACCGGCGTGCTCGACCCGGGCGCGTTCGAGGCGAACCCCCAGGGGCGCCCGATCGCCTTCACGGTCGTTCCGCGCGGCGGCATGCGGGAGTACGTGCATCTCGGTCTCATCAAGCTGATCGCATTCCACGGCGCCACCGACGCGCCCACGGTCGACATCGTCGCCCGCAGGGGGTGGTGGGACTGGGTACTGTTCGACGACATCGGCTACGGTGAGTTCTCCGACTACGTGACGCTGTGGCCCACGGTGCTGCAGCTCGACGTCACACCGGGCGGAGACAACGACACGGTGGTGGCGTCGTACGAGGCGGACCTCAGAGGACTCGGGAGCAAGGGCATCACGGTCTTCGCGTCCGGCTTCCTGACGCCCGACGGCGACCCGGGCGGCGAGGCCTTCGGTCTCTTCGCCACGCTGCCCGACGGTCAGGTCGTCGAGCTTCCCGCGGCGGGCCGCGGCACGCGCGACGTCGCCGGCGACCCGATGAAGCCGATGGAGTTCGCACTCGGCCAGAACTCGCCGAACCCGTTCAACCCGGTCACCGAGATCGCCTTCGCGCTCCCGGAGGAGTCGGACGTCACGATCGACGTCTACAACGTCCGCGGACAGAGGGTGAAGCGGCTGATCGACGAGCGGCGCCCGGCGGGCTGGCACACGATCCGCGTCGACGCGAACGACATGGCCTCCGGTGTCTACTTCTACCGGATGCAGGCCGGGGACTTCACGGAGTCCCGGAAGATGTCGATCCTGAAGTAA
- a CDS encoding deoxyhypusine synthase translates to MSTAAFMERHFRHFNARETLDAAKGWRQLLADGGEMLLAMAGAMSTGELGVSLADMIRSNRVHAVSCTAANLEEDVFNLFAHSDYEMVPHYRSLSPEDERKLRDRGLNRVTDTCIPESVMRHTQSILIDMWKEAAEREEPRFPWEFVCALLEKDELKEHYQIPVENSWVLAAKERGIPVYCPGWEDSTLGNIFTAAVMSGTVSSHRAVRSGTEQLQHLARWYADRAERGVRVGFFQIGGGIAGDFAICAVPMLIQDLDMDVPYWAYFAQISDSTTSYGSYSGAVPDEKITWHKLDVDTPRYMINSDASIVAPLIFAYVLGQ, encoded by the coding sequence ATGAGCACGGCAGCCTTCATGGAGCGACACTTCCGGCACTTCAACGCGCGCGAGACGCTCGACGCGGCGAAGGGATGGCGACAGCTGCTGGCCGACGGCGGGGAGATGCTCCTCGCCATGGCGGGAGCGATGAGCACCGGTGAACTCGGCGTGTCGCTCGCCGACATGATCCGCTCGAACAGGGTCCACGCGGTCTCCTGCACGGCGGCGAACCTCGAGGAGGATGTATTCAACCTCTTCGCGCACTCGGACTACGAGATGGTCCCCCACTACAGAAGCCTGTCGCCCGAGGACGAACGCAAGCTCAGGGACAGAGGCCTGAACCGTGTTACCGACACGTGTATTCCCGAATCGGTAATGCGCCACACGCAGTCGATCCTCATCGACATGTGGAAAGAGGCGGCTGAGCGCGAGGAACCGAGGTTCCCGTGGGAGTTCGTCTGCGCGCTCCTGGAGAAGGACGAACTCAAGGAGCACTACCAGATCCCGGTGGAGAACTCCTGGGTCCTGGCCGCCAAGGAGAGGGGCATCCCTGTCTACTGTCCGGGATGGGAGGACTCAACGCTCGGGAACATCTTCACCGCCGCCGTGATGAGCGGGACCGTGTCCTCCCACCGGGCCGTCAGGAGCGGCACCGAGCAGCTGCAGCACCTGGCGCGGTGGTACGCTGATCGCGCCGAGCGCGGAGTGCGGGTAGGCTTCTTCCAGATCGGCGGCGGCATCGCGGGCGACTTCGCCATCTGCGCCGTCCCGATGCTGATCCAGGATCTCGATATGGACGTCCCGTACTGGGCGTACTTCGCGCAGATCAGCGACAGCACCACATCGTACGGCTCCTACTCGGGGGCTGTTCCGGACGAGAAGATCACGTGGCACAAACTCGACGTCGACACGCCGAGATACATGATCAACTCGGACGCGTCGATCGTCGCCCCGCTGATCTTCGCGTACGTGCTCGGGCAGTAG
- a CDS encoding tetratricopeptide repeat protein — MRRFPRCGAAVAVTLVLLAAAVPAGGRRIAVLPAANASGPSYDVLAVGIERHLLRSLEVLAATRPELDVVPADSVRAAAPGCIEAVRTLLSADELLSSLVTVADDVALVRLELSAAGRGSPAGSEVVREAVSTIAVDPGVFLPAVGRVLGIEVTHADRQRLAGVETSGAALEAFLRGERLRTVAANSRHFHDAAEAYRRAVERDPDLVEAAAGVVEVRCRQYTFHSDERLLEFAETSIDSLLSVAPGDERVRRAHGVLLIASGRLKHGLDRLDDVLMTSPHDPVALRHAGRALRELGRREEAERMFTRLTELHPADWRGYAEFGVSRFNTQSLHEALLHFAQVVALNPEASRMWSNVAGVLHFMEEPARSIEAFERSLEIERSHHTLRNLSVMYFRSGDFDSAERVLLDALAGTPTDYRLWGALGTIRSHMGKTAESRKAYERAALEAEKLLECSPGDVLLMLDLAGYHGMLGKKAAAGALIESALELGGESFLTLKRIAQAYEVLEERDRALELIEEALRGGYPLSRIESSPGLRRLREDPRYGGMLDRLGLSVND, encoded by the coding sequence ATGAGACGGTTCCCACGGTGCGGCGCGGCCGTGGCGGTCACACTGGTTCTCCTCGCCGCGGCCGTCCCAGCGGGTGGGCGGCGCATCGCGGTGCTGCCCGCGGCCAACGCCTCGGGCCCGTCCTACGACGTGCTTGCCGTCGGTATCGAGCGTCACCTCCTTAGGAGCCTCGAGGTCCTCGCCGCGACCCGTCCGGAGCTCGATGTCGTCCCCGCCGACTCCGTGCGCGCCGCGGCGCCCGGATGCATCGAGGCCGTCCGGACCCTGCTCTCCGCCGACGAGCTTCTCTCCTCGCTCGTCACGGTCGCAGACGATGTGGCCCTGGTCCGGCTCGAGCTCTCGGCGGCGGGACGGGGCTCTCCTGCCGGCTCAGAGGTCGTTCGGGAGGCTGTCTCGACGATCGCGGTCGACCCTGGCGTGTTCCTTCCCGCCGTCGGCCGTGTGCTCGGCATCGAGGTGACGCATGCCGACCGGCAGCGCCTTGCAGGCGTCGAGACGAGCGGCGCCGCGCTCGAGGCGTTCCTTCGCGGCGAGAGGCTTCGGACCGTTGCCGCGAACAGCAGGCACTTCCACGACGCGGCCGAGGCCTACCGCCGCGCGGTCGAGCGGGACCCCGATCTCGTTGAGGCGGCAGCCGGTGTCGTGGAGGTCCGGTGTCGCCAGTACACCTTTCACAGCGATGAACGGCTTCTCGAGTTCGCCGAGACCTCGATCGACTCGCTTCTGTCGGTCGCGCCCGGCGACGAACGTGTCCGGCGCGCGCACGGTGTGCTTCTCATCGCATCCGGTCGGCTGAAACATGGGCTGGACCGGCTGGACGACGTCCTGATGACGTCCCCGCACGACCCGGTCGCGCTCCGACACGCCGGGCGCGCGCTCCGTGAACTCGGACGGCGCGAGGAGGCGGAGCGCATGTTCACGAGGTTGACCGAGCTCCATCCGGCTGACTGGCGCGGCTACGCTGAGTTCGGTGTGTCGCGCTTCAATACTCAATCGTTGCACGAGGCGCTCCTGCACTTCGCACAGGTCGTCGCCCTGAACCCTGAGGCGTCGAGAATGTGGTCGAATGTCGCCGGTGTTCTCCATTTCATGGAGGAACCGGCCCGCTCGATCGAGGCGTTCGAGCGGTCGCTTGAGATAGAACGCAGCCATCACACACTGCGAAACCTCTCTGTCATGTACTTCCGCTCCGGAGACTTCGACAGTGCTGAGCGGGTCCTTCTTGATGCGCTCGCCGGGACGCCGACCGACTACAGGCTCTGGGGGGCGCTGGGGACCATCCGCTCGCACATGGGGAAGACGGCGGAGTCGCGGAAGGCATACGAGAGAGCTGCGCTCGAGGCCGAGAAGCTGCTGGAGTGCTCACCGGGCGACGTCTTGCTCATGCTTGACCTCGCGGGGTACCATGGGATGCTCGGCAAGAAGGCGGCGGCCGGGGCCCTGATCGAGTCGGCCCTGGAGCTGGGCGGAGAGAGCTTCCTGACACTGAAGAGAATCGCACAGGCATACGAGGTTCTGGAAGAACGCGATCGCGCGCTCGAGCTGATCGAGGAGGCCCTGCGGGGGGGCTACCCTCTGTCACGAATCGAGTCGAGCCCGGGGCTCAGGCGCCTCCGGGAGGACCCCAGGTACGGAGGAATGCTCGACCGACTGGGGCTCTCGGTGAACGACTAG
- a CDS encoding DNA ligase, with amino-acid sequence MPSDRLKDYREKRDFRSTPEPSGGRSSGGDPIFVIQKHDASTLHYDVRLEVDGVLKSWAVPKGPSTDPRVRRLAVPTEDHPLDYAGFEGVIPEGEYGAGTVIVWDRGTYRNLKEDDDGNEVPMDEGLEEGHATVWLEGEKLTGGYALIRTGGDGKRWLLIKMKDSEADARRNPVSTEPESVLSGRTIEEVAESEGDG; translated from the coding sequence ATGCCATCCGACCGACTGAAGGACTACAGGGAAAAGAGGGACTTCCGGAGCACCCCCGAGCCGTCCGGCGGGAGAAGCTCGGGAGGAGACCCGATCTTCGTCATCCAGAAGCACGACGCCAGCACGCTCCACTACGATGTCCGTCTGGAGGTCGACGGTGTACTGAAGTCGTGGGCCGTACCCAAGGGCCCCTCGACCGACCCGCGGGTCAGACGCCTGGCCGTGCCGACCGAGGACCACCCTCTGGACTATGCCGGCTTCGAGGGCGTGATCCCCGAGGGAGAGTACGGGGCCGGGACCGTCATCGTCTGGGACCGCGGGACCTATCGGAACCTGAAGGAGGACGACGACGGCAACGAGGTCCCGATGGACGAGGGTCTCGAGGAGGGACACGCGACGGTCTGGCTCGAGGGCGAGAAACTGACCGGCGGCTACGCCCTCATACGTACCGGGGGCGACGGCAAGCGCTGGCTTCTCATCAAGATGAAGGACTCCGAAGCCGACGCGCGCCGGAACCCGGTCAGCACCGAGCCGGAGTCGGTCCTCTCCGGCAGGACCATTGAGGAGGTGGCAGAGTCGGAGGGGGACGGATGA
- a CDS encoding alkaline phosphatase, giving the protein MEKTKKKRRAATWLAAVLLLVAVAQVRAVEPPKNIILMIGDGMAASHITAARVHAGELNMERLPSGGLQWTFAANTLVTDSAASGTAIATGHKTYNGAISVTEDRRPVTTVLEHAEARGMATGLVATCSITHATPAVFAAHVDDRSMDNAIALQMAEAGVEVLFGGGWAYFTPSTTPGGAREDGRDLIAEMERWTTVVRSAEDFRALGDVESAVGLFARAHPGVASVRDPSLVELTAKALEILSSDPDGFFLMVEGSQIDWAGHENDAAYMIDEMMDFDAAVGAAVDFAEGDGRTLVIVTADHECGGLTVLDGSLEERTFTAHHACGDHTATAVPILSLGPGSEIFSGIVDNTDIGRGLIEMVASRPNGDR; this is encoded by the coding sequence GTGGAGAAGACGAAGAAGAAGCGCCGCGCCGCAACATGGCTCGCAGCTGTTCTCCTGCTCGTCGCTGTGGCGCAGGTCAGGGCTGTCGAGCCCCCGAAGAACATCATCCTCATGATCGGCGACGGCATGGCGGCCTCCCACATCACGGCGGCCAGGGTCCATGCGGGCGAGCTCAACATGGAGCGGCTCCCGTCCGGCGGGCTGCAGTGGACCTTCGCCGCCAACACGCTTGTGACCGACTCTGCGGCCAGCGGCACGGCGATCGCGACGGGCCACAAGACGTACAACGGCGCCATTTCCGTGACCGAGGACCGGCGCCCCGTGACGACCGTCCTCGAACACGCCGAGGCCCGCGGCATGGCCACCGGGCTCGTCGCGACCTGCTCGATCACGCACGCCACACCCGCCGTCTTCGCCGCGCACGTCGACGACCGGAGCATGGACAACGCGATCGCTCTTCAGATGGCCGAGGCCGGAGTCGAGGTCCTCTTCGGCGGCGGCTGGGCCTACTTCACACCGAGCACGACGCCCGGCGGCGCGCGGGAAGACGGTCGCGATCTCATCGCTGAGATGGAAAGGTGGACGACCGTCGTGCGGAGCGCGGAGGACTTCCGGGCGCTTGGAGACGTCGAGTCGGCTGTCGGGCTCTTCGCGAGGGCTCATCCCGGTGTGGCGTCCGTGCGCGACCCGTCGCTCGTCGAGCTGACGGCGAAGGCGCTCGAGATCCTCTCGAGTGACCCCGACGGGTTCTTCCTCATGGTCGAGGGATCGCAGATCGACTGGGCCGGTCACGAGAACGACGCGGCCTACATGATCGACGAGATGATGGACTTCGACGCCGCCGTCGGCGCCGCTGTCGACTTCGCCGAGGGCGACGGACGGACGCTGGTCATCGTGACGGCTGATCACGAGTGCGGAGGACTCACGGTCCTCGACGGCTCACTCGAGGAACGGACGTTCACCGCGCATCATGCGTGCGGCGACCACACGGCGACCGCGGTTCCCATTCTCAGTCTGGGACCGGGAAGCGAGATCTTCTCCGGAATCGTCGACAACACCGACATCGGCAGGGGACTCATCGAGATGGTCGCGAGCCGGCCGAACGGCGACCGATAG
- a CDS encoding RluA family pseudouridine synthase: MDTRRRTYRLRTTVHHSLRDRPLIDYLAERFRYLPRALWEERLRNGRIRVNGEVAHGSLIVRRDDEVEYTVTVDEPEVDRSYDAVYEDDELLIVSKSGNIPVHASGQFIGNTLVAVLRAERGDDLTLCHRLDRETSGLIVLTKSPEARRGMSAAFEQGRVRKTYLAIVRGTPTRSSFLVDAPLRRIGRQHPVPRSVVDHRRGRAASTSVEVLERLPGAALLHVEPLTGRTNQIRVHLEVAGHPLLGDKTYGLPAALLRELVREPGSDAVRRHLVLKRHALHAARLRFSHPVTGRALDVAATLPTDLRRALENLRRKKVEIASNPRG; this comes from the coding sequence GTGGACACACGGCGGCGTACATACCGACTGAGAACGACGGTCCACCACTCGCTCAGGGACCGGCCGCTCATCGACTACCTCGCTGAGCGGTTCCGGTACCTCCCGCGGGCTCTCTGGGAGGAACGGCTCCGGAACGGCAGGATCAGGGTGAACGGTGAGGTCGCCCACGGAAGCCTGATCGTCCGCCGCGACGACGAGGTCGAGTACACAGTGACCGTCGACGAGCCTGAGGTCGACCGCTCGTACGACGCCGTCTATGAGGACGACGAGCTCCTGATCGTCTCCAAGTCGGGCAACATCCCGGTCCACGCGAGCGGGCAGTTCATAGGCAACACCCTCGTCGCCGTCCTCCGCGCTGAGCGCGGCGACGACCTGACACTCTGCCACCGCCTCGACAGGGAGACCAGCGGTCTGATCGTGCTGACGAAGTCGCCAGAGGCGCGGCGCGGCATGTCGGCCGCTTTCGAGCAGGGCCGGGTTCGGAAGACCTATCTGGCCATCGTCCGCGGCACGCCCACTCGAAGCTCCTTCCTGGTGGACGCCCCCCTCCGCAGGATCGGCAGGCAGCATCCCGTCCCCCGCTCGGTCGTCGATCACCGGCGCGGGCGCGCCGCATCCACGTCGGTCGAAGTGCTCGAGCGCCTGCCCGGGGCCGCTCTCCTTCACGTAGAACCTCTGACGGGGCGCACGAACCAGATCCGCGTCCACCTGGAGGTCGCGGGCCACCCACTTCTCGGCGACAAGACGTACGGTCTCCCGGCCGCGCTCCTGCGCGAGCTCGTCCGTGAGCCCGGCTCGGACGCCGTGCGCCGTCACCTCGTCCTGAAGAGACACGCCCTCCACGCGGCCCGCCTCAGGTTCAGCCATCCTGTGACAGGCCGTGCGCTCGACGTCGCGGCCACCCTGCCGACCGACCTCCGGAGGGCGCTGGAGAACCTCCGCCGGAAAAAAGTCGAGATCGCCTCAAACCCCCGGGGGTGA